A window from Sus scrofa isolate TJ Tabasco breed Duroc chromosome 2, Sscrofa11.1, whole genome shotgun sequence encodes these proteins:
- the ADGRE5 gene encoding CD97 antigen isoform X7 has protein sequence MGGPHHGVFLLFHVLCVSLTLSEVGAQSTKACARWCPLNSSCVNSTACRCNLGFSASSGEVFTSPSDSCDDINECAPPTTVSCGKNADCQNTEGGYHCTCVPGYELASGAPIFRNENENTCQDVDECQQKPKICKSRGICINTQGSYTCQCPPGFKLNPRDPKLCTDKDECSSGEHKCHNSTICTNTVGSYACHCRRGWVPKPGFQNKKNTTVCEEVSFPTWTPPPGIKSQSLSLFFERVQNMRRDFKADLTQKTMKDLIVSLDDLLKTPGDLEALNLSSRHQTATSLLTGLEEILRTLGKAFSNDSFTFYSPGGTVLSLVVQEPGSGNITVGQSHARMLLDWAVAAGAGKSDPTVVGILSIPNMQKLLSNSSLDLDLEKKAKLEECYESSVHGAQLRLLSAVNSVFLSNTNTDKLDSPVTFAFSHLPGTQEQKEHGPREERICAFWKHDGSNGGHWATSGCRILGNGNDSTTCQCNHLSSFAILVAHYNVEDPKLALITKVGLSLSLVCLLLCILTFLLVRPIQGSRTTVHLHLCICLFVGSAIFLAGIENEGGQVGLRCSLVAGLLHYWFLAAFCWMSLEGMELYFLVVRVFQGQGLRKRWLCLIGYGVPLVIVVISAIFAATYKEGYGNALYCWLSHKHGFHWSFQGPVTFIVLCNAVIFVTTVWKLTQKFSEINPDIKKLKKARVLTITAIAQLFVLGCTWVFGLLLFDPRSWVLSYIFTILNCLQGFFLFLLYCLLNKKVREEYRKWACMVTRNKYSEFATTTSASSSSHSQTRALRPSQSGM, from the exons TCTGGGATTCAGTGCTTCATCTGGGGAGGTCTTCACCAGCCCCTCGGACAGTTGTGATG ATATCAATGAGTGTGCACCACCCACAACCGTGTCCTGTGGAAAAAATGCAGATTGCCAGAACACAGAAGGGGGCTACCACTGCACATGCGTTCCAGGATACGAGCTTGCTTCTGGGGCACCAATATTCAGAAATGAGAATGAGAACACCTGTCAAG ACGTGGACGAATGTCAGCAGAAACCAAAAATCTGTAAAAGTCGCGGCATCTGCATCAACACCCAGGGCAGCTACACCTGCCAGTGCCCACCCGGCTTCAAGCTCAACCCAAGGGACCCGAAGCTGTGCACAG ATAAGGACGAGTGCAGCTCCGGGGAGCATAAGTGTCACAACTCCACCATCTGCACCAACACTGTGGGTTCATATGCGTGCCACTGCCGCCGAGGCTGGGTGCCCAAACCCGGAttccagaataagaaaaataccacCGTTTGTGAAG AGGTCTCCTTCCCCACCTGGACGCCACCCCCTGGAATCAAGAGCCAG agtctctcccttttctttgaaAGAGTCCAGAATATGCGCAGAGACTTCAAGGCAGACTTGACCCAGAAAACCATGAAG GACCTCATCGTGTCACTGGATGACCTGCTGAAAACCCCCGGAGATCTGGAGGCCCTGAACCTGTCTTCCAGGCACCAGACAGCCACCAGCCTTCTCACAGGCCTCGAAGAAATCCTGAGGACACTGGGCAAAGCCTTCTCTAATGACTCCTTCACCTTCTATTCCCCTGGGGGCACAG TGCTGTCTCTAGTGGTCCAGGAGCCGGGGAGTGGAAACATCACCGTGGGCCAGAGTCATGCACGGATGCTGCTGGACTGGGCTGTGGCAGCTGGAGCTGGGAAGTCTG ACCCCACCGTGGTAGGGATCCTCTCGATCCCGAACATGCAGAAACTGCTGTCCAACTCCTCCTTGGacctggacttggagaagaaagCTAAGTTGGAAGAGTGCTATGAAAGTTCTGTCCACGGCGCCCAGCTCAGGCTTCTCTCCGCTGTGAACTCGGTCTTTCTGAGCAACACAAACACAGATAAACTCGACTCCCCCGTCACCTTTGCCTTCTCCCATCTT CCTGGGACTCAAGAGCAGAAAGAGCACGGGCCACGGGAGGAGCGGATCTGTGCCTTCTGGAAGCATGACGGCAGCAATGGTGGACACTGGGCCACCTCGGGCTGCAGGATTCTGGGCAACGGGAATGATAGCACCACCTGCCAATGCAATCACCTGAGCAGCTTTGCCATCCTCGTGGCTCACTACAACGTGGAG GACCCGAAGCTGGCCCTGATCACTAAGGTGGGCCTGTCGCTGTCGCTGGTCTGCCTGCTGCTATGCATTCTCACCTTCCTGCTGGTGCGGCCCATTCAGGGCTCGCGCACAACCGTGCACCTGCACCTCTGCATCTGCCTCTTCGTGGGCTCTGCCATCTTCCTGGCGGGCATCGAGAATGAAGGAGGCCAG GTGGGGCTGCGCTGCAGCCTGGTGGCCGGGCTGCTGCACTACTGGTTCCTGGCTGCCTTCTGCTGGATGAGCCTCGAGGGCATGGAGCTTTACTTCCTGGTGGTGCGTGTGTTCCAAGGCCAAGGCCTGAGAAAGCGCTGGCTCTGCCTCATTGGCTACGGCGTGCCCCTGGTCATCGTGGTTATCTCGGCCATTTTTGCAGCCACCTACAAGGAAGGCTATGGCAATGCCCTCTA CTGCTGGTTGTCCCACAAGCATGGCTTCCACTGGAGCTTCCAGGGACCTGTGACCTTCATCGTTTTG TGCAATGCTGTCATCTTTGTGACTACTGTCTGGAAACTCACTCAGAAATTTTCTGAAATCAACCCAgacataaagaaattaaagaaagccAG GGTGCTGACCATCACAGCCATTGCCCAGCTCTTCGTGTTGGGCTGCACCTGGGTCTTCGGCCTGTTACTCTTTGACCCACGGAGCTGGGTCCTGTCCTACATCTTCACTATCCTCAACTGCCTGCAgggcttcttcctcttcctgctaTACTGCCTGCTCAACAAGAAG GTGAGAGAGGAGTACCGGAAGTGGGCCTGCATGGTCACCAGGAACAAGTATTCAGAGTTTGCCACAACCACATCTGCTTCCAGCTCCAGCCACAGTCAGACTCGG GCACTCAGGCCGTCGCAGTCCGGCATGTGA
- the ADGRE5 gene encoding CD97 antigen isoform X4, which yields MGGPHHGVFLLFHVLCVSLTLSEVGAQSTKACARWCPLNSSCVNSTACRCNLGFSASSGEVFTSPSDSCDDINECAPPTTVSCGKNADCQNTEGGYHCTCVPGYELASGAPIFRNENENTCQDVDECQQKPKICKSRGICINTQGSYTCQCPPGFKLNPRDPKLCTDKDECSSGEHKCHNSTICTNTVGSYACHCRRGWVPKPGFQNKKNTTVCEEVSFPTWTPPPGIKSQSLSLFFERVQNMRRDFKADLTQKTMKDLIVSLDDLLKTPGDLEALNLSSRHQTATSLLTGLEEILRTLGKAFSNDSFTFYSPGGTVLSLVVQEPGSGNITVGQSHARMLLDWAVAAGAGKSDPTVVGILSIPNMQKLLSNSSLDLDLEKKAKLEECYESSVHGAQLRLLSAVNSVFLSNTNTDKLDSPVTFAFSHLPGTQEQKEHGPREERICAFWKHDGSNGGHWATSGCRILGNGNDSTTCQCNHLSSFAILVAHYNVEDPKLALITKVGLSLSLVCLLLCILTFLLVRPIQGSRTTVHLHLCICLFVGSAIFLAGIENEGGQVGLRCSLVAGLLHYWFLAAFCWMSLEGMELYFLVVRVFQGQGLRKRWLCLIGYGVPLVIVVISAIFAATYKEGYGNALYCWLSHKHGFHWSFQGPVTFIVLVTDPSSAPPSITPPQNLRPLAPQSPPTLAFSLQVPRMPPNLNSLLPAQCNAVIFVTTVWKLTQKFSEINPDIKKLKKARVLTITAIAQLFVLGCTWVFGLLLFDPRSWVLSYIFTILNCLQGFFLFLLYCLLNKKVREEYRKWACMVTRNKYSEFATTTSASSSSHSQTRALRPSQSGM from the exons TCTGGGATTCAGTGCTTCATCTGGGGAGGTCTTCACCAGCCCCTCGGACAGTTGTGATG ATATCAATGAGTGTGCACCACCCACAACCGTGTCCTGTGGAAAAAATGCAGATTGCCAGAACACAGAAGGGGGCTACCACTGCACATGCGTTCCAGGATACGAGCTTGCTTCTGGGGCACCAATATTCAGAAATGAGAATGAGAACACCTGTCAAG ACGTGGACGAATGTCAGCAGAAACCAAAAATCTGTAAAAGTCGCGGCATCTGCATCAACACCCAGGGCAGCTACACCTGCCAGTGCCCACCCGGCTTCAAGCTCAACCCAAGGGACCCGAAGCTGTGCACAG ATAAGGACGAGTGCAGCTCCGGGGAGCATAAGTGTCACAACTCCACCATCTGCACCAACACTGTGGGTTCATATGCGTGCCACTGCCGCCGAGGCTGGGTGCCCAAACCCGGAttccagaataagaaaaataccacCGTTTGTGAAG AGGTCTCCTTCCCCACCTGGACGCCACCCCCTGGAATCAAGAGCCAG agtctctcccttttctttgaaAGAGTCCAGAATATGCGCAGAGACTTCAAGGCAGACTTGACCCAGAAAACCATGAAG GACCTCATCGTGTCACTGGATGACCTGCTGAAAACCCCCGGAGATCTGGAGGCCCTGAACCTGTCTTCCAGGCACCAGACAGCCACCAGCCTTCTCACAGGCCTCGAAGAAATCCTGAGGACACTGGGCAAAGCCTTCTCTAATGACTCCTTCACCTTCTATTCCCCTGGGGGCACAG TGCTGTCTCTAGTGGTCCAGGAGCCGGGGAGTGGAAACATCACCGTGGGCCAGAGTCATGCACGGATGCTGCTGGACTGGGCTGTGGCAGCTGGAGCTGGGAAGTCTG ACCCCACCGTGGTAGGGATCCTCTCGATCCCGAACATGCAGAAACTGCTGTCCAACTCCTCCTTGGacctggacttggagaagaaagCTAAGTTGGAAGAGTGCTATGAAAGTTCTGTCCACGGCGCCCAGCTCAGGCTTCTCTCCGCTGTGAACTCGGTCTTTCTGAGCAACACAAACACAGATAAACTCGACTCCCCCGTCACCTTTGCCTTCTCCCATCTT CCTGGGACTCAAGAGCAGAAAGAGCACGGGCCACGGGAGGAGCGGATCTGTGCCTTCTGGAAGCATGACGGCAGCAATGGTGGACACTGGGCCACCTCGGGCTGCAGGATTCTGGGCAACGGGAATGATAGCACCACCTGCCAATGCAATCACCTGAGCAGCTTTGCCATCCTCGTGGCTCACTACAACGTGGAG GACCCGAAGCTGGCCCTGATCACTAAGGTGGGCCTGTCGCTGTCGCTGGTCTGCCTGCTGCTATGCATTCTCACCTTCCTGCTGGTGCGGCCCATTCAGGGCTCGCGCACAACCGTGCACCTGCACCTCTGCATCTGCCTCTTCGTGGGCTCTGCCATCTTCCTGGCGGGCATCGAGAATGAAGGAGGCCAG GTGGGGCTGCGCTGCAGCCTGGTGGCCGGGCTGCTGCACTACTGGTTCCTGGCTGCCTTCTGCTGGATGAGCCTCGAGGGCATGGAGCTTTACTTCCTGGTGGTGCGTGTGTTCCAAGGCCAAGGCCTGAGAAAGCGCTGGCTCTGCCTCATTGGCTACGGCGTGCCCCTGGTCATCGTGGTTATCTCGGCCATTTTTGCAGCCACCTACAAGGAAGGCTATGGCAATGCCCTCTA CTGCTGGTTGTCCCACAAGCATGGCTTCCACTGGAGCTTCCAGGGACCTGTGACCTTCATCGTTTTGGTAACTGACCCATCTTCGGCCCCACCCTCCATTACACCCCCTCAAAACCTGAGGCCCTTGGCTCCACAGAGCCCCCCTACACTGGCTTTCTCCCTACAAGTTCCAAGGATGCCCCCTAACCTGAATTCTCTGCTCCCTGCCCAGTGCAATGCTGTCATCTTTGTGACTACTGTCTGGAAACTCACTCAGAAATTTTCTGAAATCAACCCAgacataaagaaattaaagaaagccAG GGTGCTGACCATCACAGCCATTGCCCAGCTCTTCGTGTTGGGCTGCACCTGGGTCTTCGGCCTGTTACTCTTTGACCCACGGAGCTGGGTCCTGTCCTACATCTTCACTATCCTCAACTGCCTGCAgggcttcttcctcttcctgctaTACTGCCTGCTCAACAAGAAG GTGAGAGAGGAGTACCGGAAGTGGGCCTGCATGGTCACCAGGAACAAGTATTCAGAGTTTGCCACAACCACATCTGCTTCCAGCTCCAGCCACAGTCAGACTCGG GCACTCAGGCCGTCGCAGTCCGGCATGTGA
- the ADGRE5 gene encoding CD97 antigen isoform X2 produces the protein MGGPHHGVFLLFHVLCVSLTLSEVGAQSTKACARWCPLNSSCVNSTACRCNLGFSASSGEVFTSPSDSCDDINECAPPTTVSCGKNADCQNTEGGYHCTCVPGYELASGAPIFRNENENTCQDVNECTPGSNPCHNSTHCFNLVGRYECRCRPGWKPIPGSPNGPNNTICEDKDECSSGEHKCHNSTICTNTVGSYACHCRRGWVPKPGFQNKKNTTVCEEVSFPTWTPPPGIKSQSLSLFFERVQNMRRDFKADLTQKTMKDLIVSLDDLLKTPGDLEALNLSSRHQTATSLLTGLEEILRTLGKAFSNDSFTFYSPGGTVLSLVVQEPGSGNITVGQSHARMLLDWAVAAGAGKSDPTVVGILSIPNMQKLLSNSSLDLDLEKKAKLEECYESSVHGAQLRLLSAVNSVFLSNTNTDKLDSPVTFAFSHLPGTQEQKEHGPREERICAFWKHDGSNGGHWATSGCRILGNGNDSTTCQCNHLSSFAILVAHYNVEDPKLALITKVGLSLSLVCLLLCILTFLLVRPIQGSRTTVHLHLCICLFVGSAIFLAGIENEGGQVGLRCSLVAGLLHYWFLAAFCWMSLEGMELYFLVVRVFQGQGLRKRWLCLIGYGVPLVIVVISAIFAATYKEGYGNALYCWLSHKHGFHWSFQGPVTFIVLVTDPSSAPPSITPPQNLRPLAPQSPPTLAFSLQVPRMPPNLNSLLPAQCNAVIFVTTVWKLTQKFSEINPDIKKLKKARVLTITAIAQLFVLGCTWVFGLLLFDPRSWVLSYIFTILNCLQGFFLFLLYCLLNKKVREEYRKWACMVTRNKYSEFATTTSASSSSHSQTRALRPSQSGM, from the exons TCTGGGATTCAGTGCTTCATCTGGGGAGGTCTTCACCAGCCCCTCGGACAGTTGTGATG ATATCAATGAGTGTGCACCACCCACAACCGTGTCCTGTGGAAAAAATGCAGATTGCCAGAACACAGAAGGGGGCTACCACTGCACATGCGTTCCAGGATACGAGCTTGCTTCTGGGGCACCAATATTCAGAAATGAGAATGAGAACACCTGTCAAG ATGTGAATGAATGTACCccggggtcaaacccatgtcacaaCTCCACCCACTGCTTCAACCTCGTGGGCAGATATGAATGCCGCTGTCGCCCTGGCTGGAAACCGATTCCTGGGTCCCCCAACGGCCCAAACAACACCATCTGCGAAG ATAAGGACGAGTGCAGCTCCGGGGAGCATAAGTGTCACAACTCCACCATCTGCACCAACACTGTGGGTTCATATGCGTGCCACTGCCGCCGAGGCTGGGTGCCCAAACCCGGAttccagaataagaaaaataccacCGTTTGTGAAG AGGTCTCCTTCCCCACCTGGACGCCACCCCCTGGAATCAAGAGCCAG agtctctcccttttctttgaaAGAGTCCAGAATATGCGCAGAGACTTCAAGGCAGACTTGACCCAGAAAACCATGAAG GACCTCATCGTGTCACTGGATGACCTGCTGAAAACCCCCGGAGATCTGGAGGCCCTGAACCTGTCTTCCAGGCACCAGACAGCCACCAGCCTTCTCACAGGCCTCGAAGAAATCCTGAGGACACTGGGCAAAGCCTTCTCTAATGACTCCTTCACCTTCTATTCCCCTGGGGGCACAG TGCTGTCTCTAGTGGTCCAGGAGCCGGGGAGTGGAAACATCACCGTGGGCCAGAGTCATGCACGGATGCTGCTGGACTGGGCTGTGGCAGCTGGAGCTGGGAAGTCTG ACCCCACCGTGGTAGGGATCCTCTCGATCCCGAACATGCAGAAACTGCTGTCCAACTCCTCCTTGGacctggacttggagaagaaagCTAAGTTGGAAGAGTGCTATGAAAGTTCTGTCCACGGCGCCCAGCTCAGGCTTCTCTCCGCTGTGAACTCGGTCTTTCTGAGCAACACAAACACAGATAAACTCGACTCCCCCGTCACCTTTGCCTTCTCCCATCTT CCTGGGACTCAAGAGCAGAAAGAGCACGGGCCACGGGAGGAGCGGATCTGTGCCTTCTGGAAGCATGACGGCAGCAATGGTGGACACTGGGCCACCTCGGGCTGCAGGATTCTGGGCAACGGGAATGATAGCACCACCTGCCAATGCAATCACCTGAGCAGCTTTGCCATCCTCGTGGCTCACTACAACGTGGAG GACCCGAAGCTGGCCCTGATCACTAAGGTGGGCCTGTCGCTGTCGCTGGTCTGCCTGCTGCTATGCATTCTCACCTTCCTGCTGGTGCGGCCCATTCAGGGCTCGCGCACAACCGTGCACCTGCACCTCTGCATCTGCCTCTTCGTGGGCTCTGCCATCTTCCTGGCGGGCATCGAGAATGAAGGAGGCCAG GTGGGGCTGCGCTGCAGCCTGGTGGCCGGGCTGCTGCACTACTGGTTCCTGGCTGCCTTCTGCTGGATGAGCCTCGAGGGCATGGAGCTTTACTTCCTGGTGGTGCGTGTGTTCCAAGGCCAAGGCCTGAGAAAGCGCTGGCTCTGCCTCATTGGCTACGGCGTGCCCCTGGTCATCGTGGTTATCTCGGCCATTTTTGCAGCCACCTACAAGGAAGGCTATGGCAATGCCCTCTA CTGCTGGTTGTCCCACAAGCATGGCTTCCACTGGAGCTTCCAGGGACCTGTGACCTTCATCGTTTTGGTAACTGACCCATCTTCGGCCCCACCCTCCATTACACCCCCTCAAAACCTGAGGCCCTTGGCTCCACAGAGCCCCCCTACACTGGCTTTCTCCCTACAAGTTCCAAGGATGCCCCCTAACCTGAATTCTCTGCTCCCTGCCCAGTGCAATGCTGTCATCTTTGTGACTACTGTCTGGAAACTCACTCAGAAATTTTCTGAAATCAACCCAgacataaagaaattaaagaaagccAG GGTGCTGACCATCACAGCCATTGCCCAGCTCTTCGTGTTGGGCTGCACCTGGGTCTTCGGCCTGTTACTCTTTGACCCACGGAGCTGGGTCCTGTCCTACATCTTCACTATCCTCAACTGCCTGCAgggcttcttcctcttcctgctaTACTGCCTGCTCAACAAGAAG GTGAGAGAGGAGTACCGGAAGTGGGCCTGCATGGTCACCAGGAACAAGTATTCAGAGTTTGCCACAACCACATCTGCTTCCAGCTCCAGCCACAGTCAGACTCGG GCACTCAGGCCGTCGCAGTCCGGCATGTGA
- the ADGRE5 gene encoding CD97 antigen isoform X1, translated as MGGPHHGVFLLFHVLCVSLTLSEVGAQSTKACARWCPLNSSCVNSTACRCNLGFSASSGEVFTSPSDSCDDINECAPPTTVSCGKNADCQNTEGGYHCTCVPGYELASGAPIFRNENENTCQDVDECQQKPKICKSRGICINTQGSYTCQCPPGFKLNPRDPKLCTDVNECTPGSNPCHNSTHCFNLVGRYECRCRPGWKPIPGSPNGPNNTICEDKDECSSGEHKCHNSTICTNTVGSYACHCRRGWVPKPGFQNKKNTTVCEEVSFPTWTPPPGIKSQSLSLFFERVQNMRRDFKADLTQKTMKDLIVSLDDLLKTPGDLEALNLSSRHQTATSLLTGLEEILRTLGKAFSNDSFTFYSPGGTVLSLVVQEPGSGNITVGQSHARMLLDWAVAAGAGKSDPTVVGILSIPNMQKLLSNSSLDLDLEKKAKLEECYESSVHGAQLRLLSAVNSVFLSNTNTDKLDSPVTFAFSHLPGTQEQKEHGPREERICAFWKHDGSNGGHWATSGCRILGNGNDSTTCQCNHLSSFAILVAHYNVEDPKLALITKVGLSLSLVCLLLCILTFLLVRPIQGSRTTVHLHLCICLFVGSAIFLAGIENEGGQVGLRCSLVAGLLHYWFLAAFCWMSLEGMELYFLVVRVFQGQGLRKRWLCLIGYGVPLVIVVISAIFAATYKEGYGNALYCWLSHKHGFHWSFQGPVTFIVLVTDPSSAPPSITPPQNLRPLAPQSPPTLAFSLQVPRMPPNLNSLLPAQCNAVIFVTTVWKLTQKFSEINPDIKKLKKARVLTITAIAQLFVLGCTWVFGLLLFDPRSWVLSYIFTILNCLQGFFLFLLYCLLNKKVREEYRKWACMVTRNKYSEFATTTSASSSSHSQTRALRPSQSGM; from the exons TCTGGGATTCAGTGCTTCATCTGGGGAGGTCTTCACCAGCCCCTCGGACAGTTGTGATG ATATCAATGAGTGTGCACCACCCACAACCGTGTCCTGTGGAAAAAATGCAGATTGCCAGAACACAGAAGGGGGCTACCACTGCACATGCGTTCCAGGATACGAGCTTGCTTCTGGGGCACCAATATTCAGAAATGAGAATGAGAACACCTGTCAAG ACGTGGACGAATGTCAGCAGAAACCAAAAATCTGTAAAAGTCGCGGCATCTGCATCAACACCCAGGGCAGCTACACCTGCCAGTGCCCACCCGGCTTCAAGCTCAACCCAAGGGACCCGAAGCTGTGCACAG ATGTGAATGAATGTACCccggggtcaaacccatgtcacaaCTCCACCCACTGCTTCAACCTCGTGGGCAGATATGAATGCCGCTGTCGCCCTGGCTGGAAACCGATTCCTGGGTCCCCCAACGGCCCAAACAACACCATCTGCGAAG ATAAGGACGAGTGCAGCTCCGGGGAGCATAAGTGTCACAACTCCACCATCTGCACCAACACTGTGGGTTCATATGCGTGCCACTGCCGCCGAGGCTGGGTGCCCAAACCCGGAttccagaataagaaaaataccacCGTTTGTGAAG AGGTCTCCTTCCCCACCTGGACGCCACCCCCTGGAATCAAGAGCCAG agtctctcccttttctttgaaAGAGTCCAGAATATGCGCAGAGACTTCAAGGCAGACTTGACCCAGAAAACCATGAAG GACCTCATCGTGTCACTGGATGACCTGCTGAAAACCCCCGGAGATCTGGAGGCCCTGAACCTGTCTTCCAGGCACCAGACAGCCACCAGCCTTCTCACAGGCCTCGAAGAAATCCTGAGGACACTGGGCAAAGCCTTCTCTAATGACTCCTTCACCTTCTATTCCCCTGGGGGCACAG TGCTGTCTCTAGTGGTCCAGGAGCCGGGGAGTGGAAACATCACCGTGGGCCAGAGTCATGCACGGATGCTGCTGGACTGGGCTGTGGCAGCTGGAGCTGGGAAGTCTG ACCCCACCGTGGTAGGGATCCTCTCGATCCCGAACATGCAGAAACTGCTGTCCAACTCCTCCTTGGacctggacttggagaagaaagCTAAGTTGGAAGAGTGCTATGAAAGTTCTGTCCACGGCGCCCAGCTCAGGCTTCTCTCCGCTGTGAACTCGGTCTTTCTGAGCAACACAAACACAGATAAACTCGACTCCCCCGTCACCTTTGCCTTCTCCCATCTT CCTGGGACTCAAGAGCAGAAAGAGCACGGGCCACGGGAGGAGCGGATCTGTGCCTTCTGGAAGCATGACGGCAGCAATGGTGGACACTGGGCCACCTCGGGCTGCAGGATTCTGGGCAACGGGAATGATAGCACCACCTGCCAATGCAATCACCTGAGCAGCTTTGCCATCCTCGTGGCTCACTACAACGTGGAG GACCCGAAGCTGGCCCTGATCACTAAGGTGGGCCTGTCGCTGTCGCTGGTCTGCCTGCTGCTATGCATTCTCACCTTCCTGCTGGTGCGGCCCATTCAGGGCTCGCGCACAACCGTGCACCTGCACCTCTGCATCTGCCTCTTCGTGGGCTCTGCCATCTTCCTGGCGGGCATCGAGAATGAAGGAGGCCAG GTGGGGCTGCGCTGCAGCCTGGTGGCCGGGCTGCTGCACTACTGGTTCCTGGCTGCCTTCTGCTGGATGAGCCTCGAGGGCATGGAGCTTTACTTCCTGGTGGTGCGTGTGTTCCAAGGCCAAGGCCTGAGAAAGCGCTGGCTCTGCCTCATTGGCTACGGCGTGCCCCTGGTCATCGTGGTTATCTCGGCCATTTTTGCAGCCACCTACAAGGAAGGCTATGGCAATGCCCTCTA CTGCTGGTTGTCCCACAAGCATGGCTTCCACTGGAGCTTCCAGGGACCTGTGACCTTCATCGTTTTGGTAACTGACCCATCTTCGGCCCCACCCTCCATTACACCCCCTCAAAACCTGAGGCCCTTGGCTCCACAGAGCCCCCCTACACTGGCTTTCTCCCTACAAGTTCCAAGGATGCCCCCTAACCTGAATTCTCTGCTCCCTGCCCAGTGCAATGCTGTCATCTTTGTGACTACTGTCTGGAAACTCACTCAGAAATTTTCTGAAATCAACCCAgacataaagaaattaaagaaagccAG GGTGCTGACCATCACAGCCATTGCCCAGCTCTTCGTGTTGGGCTGCACCTGGGTCTTCGGCCTGTTACTCTTTGACCCACGGAGCTGGGTCCTGTCCTACATCTTCACTATCCTCAACTGCCTGCAgggcttcttcctcttcctgctaTACTGCCTGCTCAACAAGAAG GTGAGAGAGGAGTACCGGAAGTGGGCCTGCATGGTCACCAGGAACAAGTATTCAGAGTTTGCCACAACCACATCTGCTTCCAGCTCCAGCCACAGTCAGACTCGG GCACTCAGGCCGTCGCAGTCCGGCATGTGA